Below is a window of Zygosaccharomyces rouxii strain CBS732 chromosome C complete sequence DNA.
TATAGAGTTTTGGCGAAAAATCTAGAAAACTGCAATCATATGACCAGTGATGTAAAGCAACCTCCTAGGTGACAAATACTATCTTAGAGTATTCGGGACGGTTTATCTTGGTTCAAGAGGTATGAAGTGTATTTTATGGCGTTTTCAAGCTTAATTTTGCAAGATTTACGAGATATTTCTCTAATTCGATGTTACTTGACCCAAAATTGATGGAAAAAATTGCACCAAGCTCAGAAAATTCTGTACATTAGGGATATGATGGCTGTGCAATTTTAAGCTCTAATTATTGTATCTTCAGCGGCTTTCTAAGATGTCATTATGGTTAGTATTACTGTCATCTTTATCACTTTTATTTCTTCGTATAATATGATATTGTCTCCCTCCTACCTACGGGAAAAAAGTGACACTTCAGGGGAGGCATCCATGGAATGGCCCCCCCAATTAATGAGAATATATAAGCATGGGTTAGTGATGGGAAAGTTCCCTTGCTACAGACTGGACTTCCAGTAACATAAGCTAAAGGAGATTATACGGATAAAGCAGTGATAATAAGAATTAGGATTAGTTAGGAATAATGTACAGAGGCAGATCACGTTCATCTATGTCTATCTCTCAGCAGCGGCTGTTATCCCAGTCGATGCTGGGATTGAGTCTAGAGCAGAGAATGATTTACTACATTGGGGTTGATGTCGGTACCGGTTCTGCAAGAGCCTGTCTCATTGACTCTATGGGTAATATCATGTCGTTGGCAGAAAAACCAATTCAAAGGGAGGAGTTAAAACCAACCTATATCACTCAGTCTTCTAAAGAGATCTGGTCTGCTATTTGTTACTGTGTTAAGACAGTGGTTCGTGACTCGGGTGTCGATATAGAGAGAATCCATGGTATCGGATTCGATGCTACTTGCTCATTGGTGGCGGTTAATAGCAAGGATGGTGCGGATGTTCCAGTGGGACctgattttgaaaatccAGATCAAAACATCATTCTGTGGATGGATCACCGTGCAGTTCAAGAGACAGCAGAAATCAATTCTACCAATCACCCGGTTTTGAAATATGTCGGTGGTCAGATGTCGattgaaatggaaatccCTAAGATTAAGTGGCTAAAGAACCACATgccaagagaaaaatttaacGATACAGTCTTTTTTGACTTGGCAGACTTTTTGACCTACAAGGCTACTGGATTGGGAACTCGTTCTTTCAATTCGAGTGTTTGTAAGCAAGGTCTCTTGCCGCTTGGTGTTGAAGGTTCCAATAACGGTTGGTCAGGAGAATTTCTAAACTTAATCGATTTGCCAGAGTTGGTAGCAAATGATTTTGCCAAGTTAGGTGGTTCTGTTAAGCCTAAGGGAGATGATCACAGATCGAATTTCTTGAGTGCTGGTCAGTACGTTGGGGCTCTTTCTCCCGAAGCTGCTGCAGATTTGGGATTGGCCGATCACTGTGTTGTTGGTTCTGGTGTGATTGACGCTTATGCGGGCTGGGTCGGTACTGTTGCCGCTCAAactgatgaagagattCCAGAATTGGCCAAATGTGAAAAGGGCAAGCTGGGTGTCGACAAGGCTACTGGTAGATTAGCTGCCGTGGCTGGTACTTCCACTTGTCATGTTGCTCTTTCTAGAGACCCAATCTTCGTACCAGGTGTATGGGGTCCCTACAGAGATGTTATGGCTCCAGGATTCTGGTGTGCTGAAGGTGGTCAGTCGTGTACTGGTGCCCTGTTGGCACATGTGCTCTCTACTCATCCAGCATACACAGATTTGGAACACTTGTCGGAATCTGCAGGTTTGTCTAAATTtgattatttgaattcaaGATTAGAGTATCTGGTAAATGCACGTAAGGAACGTTCAGTGGTTGCATTGGCTAAGCACCTGTTTTTCTATGGTGACTATCATGGTAATAGATCACCAATTGCGGATAACACGATGAGGGCTGCTATTATTGGTCAATCTATGGACAATTCCGTTGATGATTTGGCATTGCAATACTTGGGTGCTTGTGAATTCATTGCTCAACAAACCAGACAGATCGTGGAGATAATGTGCAAATCCGGCCACAACATTTCTAGTATTTTCATGTCTGGTGGTCAATGTAGAAATGGTCTACTGATGAGGCTACTGGCAGATTGTACTGGTCTACCAATCATCATTCCACGTTATATCGATGCCGCAGTGGTTTTCGGTTCTGCTCTACTAGGTGCAGTGGCAAGTGAGTCCTACAATGCCCATCACACTAAAACTGATTtgagaaagagaagagcATCCTCCTTAGGATCCAAGGACCAGGCTATTGCAGGTCTTGGTAAAGGTGGATTGAGTAAATTGTCAGAATTACAAACAGATCAACCTTCGCCATACACTGCACCACATGCAACTTCCAGTTCACACATGGGTGGTGGTTCATACTTCCCAATAGTTGGGTCGGATGCTGCTGCTAATCTTTCTCCTGGTGAAGCCATTGCGGAAactgaagatgaggaagaacCAGTCACTTTCAAATCTGTCAAGAGTACAACTCAAGAAAACCTAGCTGAGAAAACCGATACAAATTCCAACGGTGAGGAATTATGGAAGGTGATGTATGACATGACGGGTGGTGGTAAAGTGGTACGTCCAAACCCTGACACTAACCCAGATCGTGTGTTGCTAAACGCCAAGTACAAGATTTTCTTAGACATGGCAAATACCCAACGCCAATACAGATCTGCCATCGACAGGGTGGAAGCCAATTTGAAGGCTCAGATCACGAAATGAGTACTATAACGAAAACGACGCCTTACGTagtatttttattttttttttatttttttgaGTAGACGAATTTATTTTTAAACGTTGATTATTAGGATTCGGTTGTGCTTAACTTCGCTTAGCTTGAAGTATTGTAGCTGAGCTTGTAAGCTTGGAGCGGTCTGACTCGCTTGAGACCTACGACAGTTACAAATTGTCGGCAATAATTCATAGAGGAGGCTGTTGTCTGTAGTTACAGTTGACGTATTCGTTCTTGGTGTTCTGCATACTTGATATAAACACGCATGTGACAAAACGGTTGTATATGTTTACATATTGCCAGAATCAGCAACAATACTCATCAATTCCATCCTCGGTTCTCAACCTAGCTTATTGCTTAAAACAACAATTTAAGAGGCTTCTACATGAGGGTAATTAGGTGGCATTTGAGATGATTCGGAGTGTATTCTAcgttttaaaattaaacCTATTTGTTCGATTCGATCTTGGTATTGTGAACTTAGGGATTTCTAGCAAGTTTTGACAGATTTAGATCCTTTGAAGAGTTGgaatagaaaaaaaaatttttgacgATCGTTATCGCTCGAATAGCCACATCTAGTTGGCAATGCTGTTCTTTGCTCTATTGTCTTTTTATTTCCTACTGGCAATAACGAATGGTTCACAACTGTCACATCTGCAACAGCTTTTAAATGCTAGTAATATTCAAGTACCGAAGTTGGATCTCACATCGAGTCGCAACCAGGCTCTGGAATTGTTGGGAGACTTCCAAGATTTAACTTTCTACAAGTATACAGGCCAAGAGAATTTTACAAGTCCATTAAACTCATCGACCGATTCCCATGGACTCATATACTATTCAAATGACACATTTCTCCAGTTGGCCAACGGATCTAATGATACAGATATTAAACAAATAGTACCGCTAGGAGAAGATTCATTCATACTCAGCGGTTCAGGACATATTGATGGCTATAACTTACAGAGACAATTGCATTACAATTTAACTGATCTATCttttaaaccaattttCCAGGAAGGTTTAACTGAAGTAAATTCTATACTGGTAGATCAGCCGCTGGTATATTTTGGCGGTAATTTCACTTTCTCCAATGGTTCACAAACTGGACACAGTGTTGTACTTTGGAATTCAGAAAAGAATTCCACGTCTCTACTACCATTTATTGGCTTTGGTCAAAATTCTACAGTGAATTCAATAATCCGGTTGGATAGGGATAACATCCTTTTCGCCGGTAACTTTtatgaattggatgatgTTAAACTGTTAGAAAACCATATTTTAGGTTCTAACAATAGTTCAAGTAAGAGTAATTGGACTGACGTAGAATTGGGGTTGGCTATCCCATTGCAGAATGCCAATTGGACTTCTAGTAGTAGTCAATTTGACGCTGATGATTTTATTTGTCCTGATCCTGAGAGAGAATCGTGGCTACAATCAGGCACTTCAGGTTCTTTAGCTTGTAGTTTACCACAGGAGACTACACCATACAAAATACGAATTTACAATTCTCCTGTAGAGGATAATGAGGTCTCTTTATTCCGAATTTTAGCGGAACCCACAAAGGGTATCTTGAACTTAAGTTATGTGGATCCAGAAGAAGGAGAGTTAAGATATTGTGATGCATTTTGCCCGCTCTACAATCGACAAAGGTTGGAGGAAGCAAGttctaattcatcatctgtgGAAAATATGACGACTTTTTCGGATAATAATACTACCGATATCAAATGGGGTCGAGACTTCCAAGAATTTGCTTTCGTTAATAACGTGCCCATTTCATCTGTGGAATTTGTGGCACTGAGTTCCTATGGTAGTAACGTGGGTCTTTCTTCATGgcaatttttccaaagtcGTGCATCTATTTATGCCAACAATTCTCTGAACCAACCCGCATGTGGAAAGATGCAATCTTATTCGAATGCTACTATTTCTAACAATGACTGGAGACAGGGTCTCAATGGACAGACATATTTGTCTACTAGTTATGTCGAAGATCAGGGAAACATTCCTAGAGTAACTTTCCACCCACAAATTCAATATCCTGGTAATTATTCGATAAAATTGTATACACCAGGATGTCTTGGAGATGGAACGTGCAACCAAAGAGCTATTGTTAATGTAACTCTTTGGGATGGCGACTCAAACGAACCATTGTCCTCAGAGGTGATCTATGAAAAcaataatgaattgaagTATGATGAGCTTTGGGATGGTCATTTAAAATCATCTCCAAAAGTAACTCTAGAATATCACTCACCAATTTATCCCAATAATCCAACATCTGTGGTGGTTGCAGATTACATCAGTTTAGAAGCAAAATCCTTTGATCACTTTGAGAAGCATAAAAAGGACATTACTCTGAATGGGATATTCCAAtatcaaatttcaaatttcacTAAAAATATTACAAAGGAATCTATTGGGAATACATCGTTAGATGTATTTCCACTTTCGTATTTCTCTAATAATTCATCTCTGTTTGCATCACTATATGAAAATGATACCTTGTTGTTAGCAGATTCTAAATCCAAGGCTGCAGAGATAAAGTTAGATAAAAATTGGAGCGTTGACTCTTCCAAGAGCTTCAATTTAGCATCCCAGGTACGTGGGATTGGTTCTTACTCGGATGGGTTGATATTGTTCGGCGACTATAATTCATCTCAAAGGCAACCACTGGCACTTTCCTTCAACGGGTCCTTCAACTCTTATGATAAAATCAATAGAAGTGTTGAAAGATTTACCAACATTGATTTGAAGGGCACAGAACTTTTGGTTTTTGATAATGAGTTTTTTTATAATGTGTCGTCTCAAAGTTACGTCTCCAATACTACGagattttctctttccGTATGGTCTGCAGGTCAAAATACCAATGGAgatttaatcttttctgGTGCCGTTTCAGATAATGACTACGAAAATTTACAGGGACCTGTCAGTCTCTTCCAAAATGGTTCAGCTGTTTCCTCCAATATAAAGGACAACATTAACCCGTATATGGGCGCCTATTTGAATGATACTCTTACCGCCTATGCTTATAAAGATGGATCTGATTCACGCATAGTGTTTAGCAATGGGGATGAAGGACCTTGGAGATGGACCAATTCCATAGAAACAATGATTTATCGCAATAGAGATGCGTTACTAGCCCTTGGGACTTCTTCATCGCCTTCATTACCACAGTTATCTGTGTTGAATTTAACGACCTCCGAAGTTTTGGCAAATGAGACTTTAGATAAAGGAGCTGAAGTGAACAGTATGATCCTCTTTGGTAAGAACTCTACTTTACTTATAGGGGGGAATTTCAGTTTTTCAGATGCTCACTGTAATGGATTGTGTCTttacaattacaagaacaagagatgGTCAACTTTTGCCAACGATAGCATTACTGGTCAGGTCACTCAGGTTCAACTACGTAACTCTTCCGAGTTATTGATTGCTGGTTCCTTGCGAGTGAATGGCACTTCAGATGTGAATTTAGTCTCTGTGAATATTACAGGTCAAGGGATGAAAACTTTGCTTAGAGGTTGGGAAGGTCCATTGAGATCTTTCGTTGTCAGTGAAGATAGATTGGTAGTATGGAATGATACTAGTTTGATGGCTTATGACAATACCTCTTGGAGACATATTTCGACTTCGAACTCAACTTCC
It encodes the following:
- the RAX2 gene encoding Rax2p (similar to uniprot|Q12465 Saccharomyces cerevisiae YLR084C RAX2 N-glycosylated protein involved in the maintenance of bud site selection during bipolar budding localization requires Rax1p) — translated: MLFFALLSFYFLLAITNGSQLSHLQQLLNASNIQVPKLDLTSSRNQALELLGDFQDLTFYKYTGQENFTSPLNSSTDSHGLIYYSNDTFLQLANGSNDTDIKQIVPLGEDSFILSGSGHIDGYNLQRQLHYNLTDLSFKPIFQEGLTEVNSILVDQPLVYFGGNFTFSNGSQTGHSVVLWNSEKNSTSLLPFIGFGQNSTVNSIIRLDRDNILFAGNFYELDDVKLLENHILGSNNSSSKSNWTDVELGLAIPLQNANWTSSSSQFDADDFICPDPERESWLQSGTSGSLACSLPQETTPYKIRIYNSPVEDNEVSLFRILAEPTKGILNLSYVDPEEGELRYCDAFCPLYNRQRLEEASSNSSSVENMTTFSDNNTTDIKWGRDFQEFAFVNNVPISSVEFVALSSYGSNVGLSSWQFFQSRASIYANNSLNQPACGKMQSYSNATISNNDWRQGLNGQTYLSTSYVEDQGNIPRVTFHPQIQYPGNYSIKLYTPGCLGDGTCNQRAIVNVTLWDGDSNEPLSSEVIYENNNELKYDELWDGHLKSSPKVTLEYHSPIYPNNPTSVVVADYISLEAKSFDHFEKHKKDITLNGIFQYQISNFTKNITKESIGNTSLDVFPLSYFSNNSSLFASLYENDTLLLADSKSKAAEIKLDKNWSVDSSKSFNLASQVRGIGSYSDGLILFGDYNSSQRQPLALSFNGSFNSYDKINRSVERFTNIDLKGTELLVFDNEFFYNVSSQSYVSNTTRFSLSVWSAGQNTNGDLIFSGAVSDNDYENLQGPVSLFQNGSAVSSNIKDNINPYMGAYLNDTLTAYAYKDGSDSRIVFSNGDEGPWRWTNSIETMIYRNRDALLALGTSSSPSLPQLSVLNLTTSEVLANETLDKGAEVNSMILFGKNSTLLIGGNFSFSDAHCNGLCLYNYKNKRWSTFANDSITGQVTQVQLRNSSELLIAGSLRVNGTSDVNLVSVNITGQGMKTLLRGWEGPLRSFVVSEDRLVVWNDTSLMAYDNTSWRHISTSNSTSFTKLQDIHQVSLEHSLEKRANSSSNSNLDGLLVYGNDKTQGDSYQASIYDYYSWTPLFIANSKSENSNSGPNIFMNQDVSDFFISEQMLPNPTNHTSSRSSSSSSSAVTSNSGDKKHRASHKVDRGYVVLIGLALAIGTVVVIGVFGILIAYMFGEDIGGYEFLSPPAEGTKAAETAPPAKSSKFL
- a CDS encoding putative phosphotransferase (similar to uniprot|Q04585 Saccharomyces cerevisiae YDR109C Hypothetical ORF) — its product is MYRGRSRSSMSISQQRLLSQSMLGLSLEQRMIYYIGVDVGTGSARACLIDSMGNIMSLAEKPIQREELKPTYITQSSKEIWSAICYCVKTVVRDSGVDIERIHGIGFDATCSLVAVNSKDGADVPVGPDFENPDQNIILWMDHRAVQETAEINSTNHPVLKYVGGQMSIEMEIPKIKWLKNHMPREKFNDTVFFDLADFLTYKATGLGTRSFNSSVCKQGLLPLGVEGSNNGWSGEFLNLIDLPELVANDFAKLGGSVKPKGDDHRSNFLSAGQYVGALSPEAAADLGLADHCVVGSGVIDAYAGWVGTVAAQTDEEIPELAKCEKGKLGVDKATGRLAAVAGTSTCHVALSRDPIFVPGVWGPYRDVMAPGFWCAEGGQSCTGALLAHVLSTHPAYTDLEHLSESAGLSKFDYLNSRLEYLVNARKERSVVALAKHLFFYGDYHGNRSPIADNTMRAAIIGQSMDNSVDDLALQYLGACEFIAQQTRQIVEIMCKSGHNISSIFMSGGQCRNGLLMRLLADCTGLPIIIPRYIDAAVVFGSALLGAVASESYNAHHTKTDLRKRRASSLGSKDQAIAGLGKGGLSKLSELQTDQPSPYTAPHATSSSHMGGGSYFPIVGSDAAANLSPGEAIAETEDEEEPVTFKSVKSTTQENLAEKTDTNSNGEELWKVMYDMTGGGKVVRPNPDTNPDRVLLNAKYKIFLDMANTQRQYRSAIDRVEANLKAQITK